A part of Paenibacillus donghaensis genomic DNA contains:
- a CDS encoding NAD(P)/FAD-dependent oxidoreductase, with product MSNELELYDVTIIGGGPAGMYTAFYSGMRDLKTKLIEAKEELGGRMLIYPEKMIWDVGGVTPVLCRQLIDQLAQQAMTFDPTLVLGQQIVAQERQEDGTYILTSSTGEQHWTRTVILTIGYGILQMAKLEIEGADRYEVTNLHYTVQELEPFRGKRVLISGGGDSAVDWANELESVAASVTVVHRREQFGGHEKNIARMKASSVQILVPHAVSQLHSSDGEKIDEVTIAHTESGEVTRVAVDAVIVNHGLKSDFGPLKQWGLDMGDWCANVSGRLETNLPGIFAAGDFVDYTSKVRLIAGTFTDAVLALNSAKLYMDPSAPKAAYVSSHNERFKEKNKALGVAE from the coding sequence ATGAGCAATGAGCTGGAGTTATATGATGTGACAATTATCGGCGGTGGCCCTGCGGGGATGTATACCGCCTTCTATAGCGGCATGCGTGATTTGAAGACGAAGCTGATTGAGGCGAAGGAAGAGCTGGGCGGCAGAATGCTGATTTATCCCGAGAAAATGATCTGGGACGTCGGCGGAGTCACTCCGGTGCTGTGCCGTCAACTGATCGACCAGCTGGCGCAGCAGGCAATGACCTTTGATCCGACACTGGTGCTGGGGCAGCAGATTGTGGCCCAGGAGCGGCAGGAGGATGGCACCTATATCCTGACCTCCTCCACAGGCGAGCAGCACTGGACCCGCACGGTGATCTTGACCATCGGATACGGCATTCTGCAGATGGCCAAGCTGGAAATTGAAGGCGCGGACCGCTATGAAGTGACGAATCTGCATTATACTGTTCAGGAGCTGGAGCCATTCCGCGGCAAAAGAGTGCTGATCTCCGGCGGCGGCGACTCCGCCGTGGACTGGGCCAACGAGCTGGAATCGGTTGCCGCCAGCGTAACGGTGGTACACCGCCGCGAACAGTTCGGCGGTCATGAGAAGAACATCGCACGGATGAAGGCTTCCTCCGTGCAGATCCTGGTCCCTCACGCCGTCAGCCAGCTGCACAGCAGCGATGGCGAGAAGATCGATGAGGTGACGATTGCCCACACCGAATCAGGCGAGGTGACCCGCGTCGCAGTCGACGCGGTAATCGTCAACCACGGGCTGAAGAGCGACTTCGGCCCGCTGAAGCAGTGGGGGCTGGATATGGGCGACTGGTGCGCGAATGTCAGCGGGCGGCTGGAGACGAATCTGCCAGGCATCTTTGCGGCAGGGGATTTCGTTGACTATACCAGCAAGGTGCGGCTGATCGCCGGAACCTTCACCGATGCTGTGCTTGCGCTGAACAGTGCCAAGCTGTACATGGACCCGTCGGCGCCCAAAGCCGCCTATGTCTCGTCCCACAATGAGCGGTTCAAGGAGAAGAACAAGGCGCTGGGCGTGGCTGAGTAG
- a CDS encoding (2Fe-2S) ferredoxin domain-containing protein, which produces MTTYNLQGTVSHILICNGSSCKKNRGEEVAEAIEAEIEKQGAQSLIHTTTTRCNGRCGDACVVIAYPEGVWYKEITPKLGKALVRKHLEGGRLEENVLYSYENGLVAVDPKGAKGKKKK; this is translated from the coding sequence TTGACGACCTATAACCTGCAAGGGACGGTAAGTCATATATTGATCTGCAACGGCAGCAGCTGCAAGAAGAACAGAGGCGAAGAGGTTGCGGAAGCGATCGAGGCCGAAATTGAGAAGCAAGGCGCACAGAGCCTAATTCATACCACGACTACACGCTGCAACGGAAGATGCGGGGATGCCTGCGTGGTGATTGCCTACCCGGAAGGCGTATGGTACAAGGAGATTACGCCGAAGCTGGGCAAAGCGCTGGTGCGCAAGCATCTGGAGGGCGGACGCTTGGAAGAGAATGTGCTGTACAGCTATGAGAACGGGCTGGTGGCTGTCGACCCGAAGGGTGCCAAAGGCAAGAAAAAGAAATAG
- a CDS encoding FHA domain-containing protein translates to MMPLIRIIVNTAGQPTDGSFAYVQGAERLIIGRYTGASQVDLAINNLLVSKQHCSIQRVQDKLYVEDLGSKNGTELNGLHLTPHIPHLLNVGDILTLVDGRIELQVQQGLQLEDTRELNVRDWDMRELERQQLNMRELDLQKSCRGEELRLNDHLQRVELDGNHISLSKKEYQLFRLLYGCLDHFVTREQIVQEVWQERFDVDSGLIGIDEVNSLIYRTNRKLNGYFTIKSVYKQGIYMQRYDDGVIKA, encoded by the coding sequence ATGATGCCTCTTATCCGAATCATTGTAAATACAGCGGGCCAGCCCACCGATGGGTCATTCGCTTATGTGCAGGGAGCCGAGCGCCTGATTATCGGCAGATATACCGGAGCCAGCCAGGTCGATCTGGCCATTAATAATCTGCTTGTCTCCAAGCAGCATTGCTCCATCCAGCGGGTACAGGACAAGCTGTATGTTGAGGATCTAGGCAGCAAAAACGGCACCGAGCTAAACGGCCTGCACCTCACGCCGCACATCCCTCACCTGCTGAATGTGGGAGATATTCTGACACTGGTGGACGGGCGTATTGAGCTGCAGGTGCAGCAGGGGCTGCAGTTGGAAGACACGCGGGAGCTGAATGTGCGCGATTGGGATATGCGAGAGCTGGAGAGGCAACAATTGAATATGCGGGAGCTGGATTTGCAGAAATCTTGTCGTGGTGAGGAGCTTAGGCTGAATGATCACTTGCAGAGGGTTGAGCTGGACGGCAACCATATCTCGTTGTCCAAAAAAGAATACCAGCTGTTCAGGCTGCTCTACGGCTGTCTGGATCATTTTGTCACGCGGGAGCAGATTGTGCAGGAGGTGTGGCAGGAGAGGTTCGATGTGGATTCCGGGCTGATTGGTATCGATGAAGTCAATTCATTAATTTACCGGACCAACCGCAAGCTAAATGGTTACTTCACCATTAAGTCCGTGTATAAACAAGGAATCTATATGCAGAGGTATGACGATGGGGTAATCAAAGCTTAA
- a CDS encoding carbohydrate ABC transporter permease — protein sequence MGQNLETLSQKPPAKASRKTWSLQKGETLSGFLFVSPMLIGVSILVLIPIIATLVLGFADWNFVQGFDGIKWVGIQNFVNLFQDEMFLRSVRNTFIFLLTVPIYMLVSMVLAILIDRYVYLKGYFKIAYFVPYVSMTVAVAVVWQVLFQPSYGPINEMLKAIGISDPPKWIADPNFALISIMMISIWISIGFNMIIYIAGLQSIPKDLYEAADIDGANGWTKFRRITFPLLSPTSFFLLVTGIIATFKVFDVVAVMTQGGPIGSTSMMVWYLYETAFINLKVGYASSIAVVLFAFVLLITFGQWIAQKKWVNY from the coding sequence ATGGGGCAAAATCTTGAAACCTTATCGCAAAAGCCGCCAGCCAAGGCCAGCCGCAAAACCTGGTCCCTGCAAAAGGGGGAAACCCTGTCCGGTTTCTTGTTCGTCAGCCCGATGCTGATCGGCGTATCAATCCTGGTGCTGATACCGATTATCGCCACCCTGGTGCTCGGCTTTGCCGACTGGAACTTTGTGCAGGGCTTTGACGGCATCAAATGGGTAGGCATCCAGAACTTTGTCAACCTGTTCCAGGATGAGATGTTCCTGCGCTCGGTGCGCAATACGTTTATTTTTCTGCTGACGGTTCCGATCTATATGCTGGTCTCGATGGTGCTGGCGATCCTGATCGACCGTTATGTGTATCTGAAGGGGTATTTCAAAATCGCCTACTTCGTGCCTTATGTATCCATGACTGTAGCCGTTGCTGTGGTATGGCAGGTGCTGTTCCAGCCTTCTTACGGGCCGATTAACGAAATGCTGAAGGCGATCGGAATCTCTGATCCTCCGAAATGGATTGCCGATCCAAACTTCGCCCTGATCTCGATCATGATGATCTCCATCTGGATCTCCATCGGCTTCAATATGATCATCTACATTGCCGGACTGCAGTCGATTCCGAAAGATCTCTATGAAGCTGCCGATATTGACGGAGCCAACGGCTGGACGAAATTCAGACGGATTACCTTTCCGCTGCTGTCGCCGACTTCCTTTTTCCTGCTTGTAACCGGTATTATTGCTACCTTTAAAGTGTTCGACGTGGTAGCGGTCATGACCCAGGGCGGTCCGATTGGCTCTACCTCGATGATGGTCTGGTATCTGTATGAGACAGCCTTCATCAACCTCAAGGTCGGATATGCTTCCTCCATAGCGGTTGTGCTGTTCGCCTTCGTGCTGCTGATTACGTTCGGGCAGTGGATCGCGCAGAAGAAATGGGTCAATTACTAA
- a CDS encoding FecCD family ABC transporter permease encodes MKKNIGSASLNPARTRHGLTVIAVLIVLILIVFMISVNTGHIRLTPLELLRTLFGQGTDKQELILFDFRLPRIVIAVLIGAGLAVSGAVMQGVFRNALADPGILGINAGAGLMVMLLVSFYPTTSAAPVYVLPLVAFVGAGCTAALIYALAYKRHQGISPIRLLLTGVAVAAGMSAAMIVLTLRLDPDKYQFVATWLAGSIWGTSWKFVLSLLPWIVILLPYIIYKARVMNVLHLGEHTATGLGAAVTREQFRLLAAAVGLAAASVAVSGGIGFVGLVGPHLARRLVGPQHQLMLPASALLGSLLVITADMIGRWILQPSEIPTGIVVAVIGAPYFLYLLARTKS; translated from the coding sequence ATGAAGAAGAACATCGGTTCAGCTTCCTTGAACCCTGCCAGAACCAGACATGGCCTGACGGTTATCGCCGTATTGATCGTTCTGATCCTGATTGTATTCATGATCAGTGTGAACACAGGACACATACGTTTGACTCCGCTGGAGCTGCTGCGCACCTTGTTCGGGCAGGGAACGGACAAGCAGGAGCTGATCCTGTTTGATTTCCGGTTGCCGCGCATCGTGATCGCGGTTCTAATCGGCGCGGGTCTGGCCGTATCCGGGGCGGTTATGCAGGGGGTATTCCGTAATGCGCTTGCAGACCCCGGCATTCTCGGCATTAATGCTGGCGCAGGGCTGATGGTCATGCTGCTGGTTTCCTTCTATCCGACGACGTCGGCGGCTCCGGTCTATGTGCTGCCGCTTGTCGCCTTTGTCGGGGCAGGATGTACCGCCGCCCTGATCTATGCCCTGGCTTATAAGCGCCACCAGGGGATTTCCCCGATCCGGCTGCTGCTCACCGGAGTTGCGGTCGCGGCTGGAATGAGTGCGGCCATGATTGTGCTCACCCTGCGGCTGGACCCGGATAAATATCAGTTCGTGGCCACCTGGCTGGCCGGCAGCATCTGGGGAACCAGCTGGAAATTCGTGCTGTCTCTGTTGCCCTGGATTGTGATTCTGCTGCCTTATATTATCTATAAGGCACGGGTGATGAACGTGCTGCATCTGGGCGAGCATACGGCAACCGGGCTGGGTGCGGCGGTCACACGGGAGCAGTTCCGCCTGCTCGCCGCCGCCGTAGGCCTTGCGGCTGCAAGTGTGGCTGTCAGCGGCGGCATCGGGTTCGTGGGCCTGGTCGGGCCCCATCTGGCCCGGCGGCTGGTCGGTCCGCAGCATCAGCTGATGCTGCCGGCATCCGCGCTGCTTGGTTCGCTGCTGGTAATCACGGCCGATATGATCGGCCGCTGGATTCTGCAGCCTTCAGAGATTCCAACAGGTATCGTTGTTGCTGTCATTGGCGCTCCTTATTTTCTGTATTTGCTAGCCCGCACGAAATCCTAG
- a CDS encoding penicillin-binding transpeptidase domain-containing protein translates to MRRRSIIIGTLLVLVLAGGLGLYLYMNQEEEEKPEVTLQKYVSSLQQQDFASLYSLMSQQSLEQSGLTPEQFKEKYKVIFEGMKAGGIEVKMGELVKLEDQPIYTVDYSVRMNTFVGELSKSYTLNMVQQQEEAGTSWRIDWLPSLILPEMVKGDKVRVKVLQPERGNIVDKDDYSLAGKGSVMEWGIVPGKLVPRDSTLPEAEAKAASIAAISEHYKVSVEVIEKALAQKWVKPEYFVPIAVTDDSLIPVELNGVSIQSKQVRAYPLGEAGAQLIGYIRQVTAEDLEKDKEGYYTAQDWIGRAGLEQSLEKQLRGEKGGLIEIVDEAGTSKSVVLRKDAVDGQNIRLSISSRVQRELYQTLASSGDAGAAVLMDSVSGGLLALVSAPAYDPNLMVNGLSQAQWDSYSKNPNLPFTNRFTNRYAPGSVFKAITAAAGLTENVTTVDKVHQIQGKQWRKDASWGGYYVTRVKDLANVTMNDALVYSDNIYFAQEALEMGNDRFIAGIEKFGFGSNFGLDALYLKASQIANKDHLKLDSEVLLADTAYGQGEMLMSPIHIAAAFTPFSNQGKLVNPVLLLAGGQGTAAAGQPILTPEVSQTVRDSLIQVVENPGGTAHALSEVPYKLAAKTGTAELKQAKGEQGQENGFVAVFDTESPSFILSMVIEKVNGRGGSHYVVDKLKPFLTELPGYLARP, encoded by the coding sequence ATGAGAAGAAGGTCTATCATCATCGGCACTCTGCTGGTGCTAGTGCTTGCAGGCGGACTCGGGCTCTATTTATATATGAACCAGGAGGAAGAAGAGAAGCCGGAGGTCACGTTGCAAAAATACGTCAGCAGCCTGCAGCAGCAGGATTTCGCAAGCCTGTACAGCCTGATGTCGCAACAGTCGCTGGAGCAGTCCGGATTGACCCCGGAGCAATTTAAAGAGAAATACAAAGTTATCTTTGAGGGCATGAAGGCAGGCGGAATCGAAGTGAAAATGGGCGAGCTGGTGAAGCTCGAAGATCAGCCGATATATACAGTGGATTATTCTGTGCGTATGAATACTTTTGTTGGTGAACTTAGCAAGTCTTACACGCTGAACATGGTCCAGCAGCAAGAGGAAGCGGGAACAAGCTGGAGAATTGACTGGCTGCCCTCGCTGATTCTGCCTGAGATGGTCAAAGGCGATAAGGTGCGGGTCAAGGTGCTGCAGCCGGAACGTGGTAACATTGTCGACAAGGATGATTACTCACTTGCAGGTAAAGGTTCGGTTATGGAATGGGGGATTGTGCCCGGCAAGCTGGTTCCGCGTGATTCCACCCTGCCTGAAGCCGAAGCCAAGGCCGCTTCGATTGCCGCCATTAGCGAGCACTATAAGGTCAGTGTAGAGGTTATTGAGAAGGCGCTGGCGCAGAAATGGGTCAAACCTGAGTATTTTGTACCGATTGCGGTTACGGATGATTCTTTGATCCCTGTAGAGCTGAATGGAGTTTCCATCCAATCCAAGCAGGTTCGTGCTTACCCCTTAGGTGAAGCAGGGGCGCAGCTGATCGGCTATATCCGTCAGGTGACGGCGGAGGACTTGGAGAAGGACAAGGAAGGCTATTATACAGCACAGGACTGGATCGGCCGGGCGGGTCTGGAGCAGTCGCTGGAGAAGCAGCTGCGCGGCGAGAAGGGCGGCCTAATTGAGATTGTGGACGAAGCGGGCACAAGCAAATCTGTTGTACTGCGCAAGGATGCGGTGGATGGGCAGAACATCCGGCTCAGCATCAGCTCGCGCGTACAGCGGGAGCTGTACCAGACCCTCGCAAGCAGCGGAGACGCCGGTGCGGCGGTGCTGATGGATTCCGTCAGCGGCGGACTGCTGGCGCTGGTCAGCGCTCCGGCGTATGATCCGAACCTGATGGTGAACGGCCTGTCGCAGGCCCAGTGGGACAGCTACTCCAAGAATCCCAATCTGCCGTTCACCAACCGGTTCACGAACCGGTATGCGCCAGGCTCTGTATTCAAGGCAATTACAGCCGCAGCCGGACTTACCGAGAACGTGACAACTGTGGACAAGGTGCATCAGATTCAAGGCAAGCAGTGGCGCAAGGACGCAAGCTGGGGCGGTTACTATGTGACCCGGGTCAAGGACTTGGCTAATGTGACCATGAACGATGCGCTGGTCTATTCGGACAATATTTATTTTGCCCAGGAAGCGCTGGAGATGGGCAATGACAGATTCATCGCAGGCATTGAGAAGTTTGGCTTCGGCAGCAACTTTGGTCTGGATGCGCTCTATCTGAAAGCCAGCCAGATCGCCAACAAGGACCATCTCAAGCTGGATTCAGAAGTGCTATTGGCGGATACCGCCTATGGACAGGGAGAGATGCTGATGTCCCCGATTCACATTGCCGCTGCCTTCACTCCGTTCAGCAATCAGGGCAAGCTGGTCAATCCGGTATTGCTGCTTGCAGGCGGACAGGGAACAGCCGCTGCCGGACAGCCCATCCTAACGCCTGAAGTCTCGCAGACGGTAAGAGACTCGCTGATCCAGGTGGTTGAGAATCCCGGCGGAACCGCCCATGCGCTGTCCGAAGTTCCTTACAAGCTGGCCGCCAAGACGGGAACGGCGGAGCTGAAGCAGGCCAAGGGGGAGCAGGGGCAGGAGAACGGGTTTGTTGCCGTTTTTGACACTGAATCTCCCTCGTTTATACTTTCGATGGTGATAGAGAAGGTCAACGGCAGAGGCGGCAGCCACTATGTGGTCGATAAGCTGAAACCGTTCCTGACCGAACTTCCGGGTTATCTCGCCCGTCCATAG